In the genome of Enterococcus hirae ATCC 9790, one region contains:
- a CDS encoding prevent-host-death protein → MDLKKLEVPTSSITEVKRSPMDVFDQARKAETGVYIFNREKVAGVMLTQEQYETLLQELADLRQKANEEVQAPIESNELLGNYADQTAAVVSTSDGLDELVQTLKRYLITGVTISAKNLDERMVTLGFITKKTGFGGVVDMLNELTATGKINYQLRRKPNSRTVIAEIIGEQDSQSQLFDKIIIKKIYLHEL, encoded by the coding sequence TTGGATTTAAAGAAATTAGAAGTTCCTACATCTTCAATCACTGAAGTAAAACGATCACCGATGGATGTATTTGATCAGGCAAGAAAAGCTGAAACCGGTGTATATATATTTAATCGTGAAAAAGTTGCAGGAGTGATGTTGACACAAGAGCAATATGAAACACTGTTACAAGAATTAGCAGATTTACGTCAGAAGGCAAATGAAGAAGTACAGGCACCTATAGAAAGTAATGAACTACTTGGAAACTACGCTGACCAAACAGCTGCTGTCGTTTCGACTTCTGATGGTCTAGATGAGCTGGTACAAACACTGAAACGTTATTTGATTACTGGTGTAACGATTTCTGCTAAAAACTTAGATGAACGAATGGTTACACTAGGTTTCATTACGAAAAAGACGGGCTTTGGAGGAGTGGTCGATATGTTAAACGAATTGACCGCAACTGGAAAGATCAATTATCAGTTACGTAGAAAACCAAACAGTCGTACAGTAATTGCCGAGATTATTGGTGAACAAGACAGTCAATCACAATTATTTGATAAAATTATTATAAAAAAAATCTATCTGCATGAACTTTAA
- a CDS encoding phosphate ABC transporter substrate-binding protein, whose product MKKVLFSLGVLGLMLAGCGSGSGSTDGSAAQNNSATSGDQVKIVAVGSTALQPLVDAAQESFVQKNPNYQISVQGGGSGTGLSQVESGAVTIGNSDVFAEEKEGVDASKIKDHKVAVVGMAPIVNKDTNVKNITKQELIDIFTGKITNWQELGGKDEKINVINRANGSGTRATFEKWGLDGATPVQSQEQDSSGTVRQIVSQTPGAISYLAFSYLDDKTQALSIDGVEPKEENVADNSWKIWSYEHMYTKGEPSPEVQKFLDYMMTDEIQQGPVKELGYLPITAMKVERDAEGNLK is encoded by the coding sequence ATGAAAAAAGTATTATTTTCTTTAGGTGTTTTAGGTCTTATGTTAGCTGGCTGTGGTTCCGGTTCTGGTAGCACGGATGGCTCCGCAGCACAAAATAATTCTGCAACTTCTGGCGATCAAGTCAAAATCGTGGCTGTCGGATCTACTGCGCTCCAACCTCTAGTCGATGCGGCACAAGAAAGTTTTGTCCAAAAAAATCCCAACTATCAAATCTCTGTCCAAGGTGGCGGAAGTGGTACTGGGTTAAGTCAGGTCGAGTCTGGGGCAGTGACGATCGGAAACTCAGATGTCTTTGCTGAGGAAAAAGAAGGCGTAGATGCAAGTAAAATAAAGGATCATAAAGTTGCGGTGGTAGGTATGGCGCCAATTGTCAATAAAGACACGAACGTCAAAAATATTACAAAACAGGAATTAATTGATATATTCACTGGGAAAATTACCAATTGGCAAGAACTAGGTGGGAAAGATGAAAAAATCAATGTCATCAATCGGGCAAATGGTAGTGGTACACGAGCTACTTTTGAAAAGTGGGGATTAGATGGTGCTACTCCAGTACAATCACAAGAACAGGATTCATCAGGAACTGTTCGACAAATTGTTAGCCAAACTCCTGGCGCGATCAGCTACCTTGCTTTTTCTTATTTGGATGATAAAACACAGGCTTTAAGTATTGATGGTGTAGAACCAAAAGAAGAAAATGTTGCTGACAACAGTTGGAAAATTTGGTCTTATGAACATATGTATACAAAAGGTGAGCCTTCCCCAGAAGTTCAAAAATTTTTAGATTATATGATGACAGACGAAATCCAACAAGGACCGGTGAAAGAACTCGGTTACTTACCAATTACTGCGATGAAAGTAGAACGTGATGCTGAAGGAAACTTAAAATAA
- a CDS encoding cation-translocating P-type ATPase — protein MRIFSHQTEVEKDQTSVKNITRYAPDYREGLTDEQVAERVHAQATNETIDPSFKTNKQIVLQNIFTYFNLIFIVLAVLLCLVSSYKNLTFLPVILANTGIAIYQEIRSKKILDNLSVLNAAKVTVVRNGAANKIDMEELVLDDVILLETGQQIPADGYVLDGKLQVNEALLTGEADEIVKEVDDYLMSGSFVVSGKAYVRLDKVGYDSYISQLTAKAKKMGGGEQSEMIASLNKLIKWIGIIIIPIGITLFSQSYFFNGNTIKESVVAMEAALIGMIPEGLYLLTTIALAMSAARLAKQRVLLHDMKSIETLARVNVLCVDKTGTITENQMSVQKLVIAKNEQAEQQATRIQELISDYAKAMANDNATMQAIKTYFNKPTDQEPLSILPFSSVQKFSSVTFADGVYVLGAPEMVLRERFETVKNEFNQYADQGYRVLVFGSYQGILSEALLEAEVIPLAYLLIANPIRKEAPDTFAYFKEQGVAIKVISGDNPQTVSTVALQAGIANADQYIDVSQLAEEDYLSAVEKYTVFGRVKPEQKMQFVQLLKQKNTVAMTGDGVNDILAMKEADCSIAMASGNEATIQAAQVALLDSDFSRMPEIVAEGRRVVNNIERSASLFLVKNIFSFLLSVFSVLFALTYPLEPSQITLISLFTIGLPSFLLALEENKNRIEGKFIVNVLEKAIPGGLTDMTVVGTLVVGGVILHLNKTDVSTASTMLLTAVGFLVLYKICHPLNQFRGRIILFCAAGILFSVVFLHKLFSISAISPVSILLLLILFFAADSIFRQYSRMIENYSQLKDGKKKRSIWFWLKVLFSVDNKHD, from the coding sequence ATGAGAATATTTAGTCATCAAACGGAAGTTGAAAAAGATCAAACTTCAGTTAAAAATATTACAAGATATGCTCCCGATTATCGAGAGGGGCTAACAGATGAGCAAGTTGCAGAACGAGTGCATGCTCAAGCAACAAATGAAACGATCGACCCATCATTTAAAACGAACAAACAAATCGTTTTGCAAAATATATTTACTTATTTTAATTTGATTTTTATCGTCTTAGCAGTTTTATTATGTCTAGTTAGTTCCTATAAAAATTTGACTTTTTTGCCAGTGATTCTTGCAAACACGGGAATTGCTATCTATCAAGAGATTCGCTCAAAAAAGATATTAGATAATTTGAGTGTACTGAATGCAGCAAAAGTCACAGTCGTAAGAAACGGCGCAGCCAATAAGATCGATATGGAGGAATTAGTTTTAGATGATGTCATCTTGCTCGAAACGGGTCAACAGATTCCTGCAGACGGTTATGTCTTAGACGGTAAATTACAAGTCAACGAAGCACTTTTGACAGGTGAAGCAGATGAGATCGTGAAAGAAGTAGATGATTATTTGATGTCAGGGAGCTTTGTCGTTTCTGGTAAGGCTTATGTACGATTAGACAAGGTTGGCTATGACTCTTACATCTCCCAATTAACAGCAAAAGCAAAAAAAATGGGAGGAGGCGAACAATCAGAAATGATTGCTTCGCTGAATAAATTAATCAAATGGATCGGGATCATTATTATTCCCATCGGCATAACCTTGTTTTCACAAAGTTACTTTTTTAATGGCAACACGATCAAAGAAAGTGTGGTAGCCATGGAAGCAGCTTTAATCGGGATGATACCAGAAGGCTTGTATTTATTGACAACGATCGCTCTAGCAATGAGTGCCGCTCGTTTAGCTAAGCAACGAGTATTATTACATGATATGAAAAGCATAGAGACTTTAGCAAGGGTTAATGTACTATGTGTAGATAAAACGGGAACTATTACTGAAAATCAGATGTCTGTACAAAAACTAGTGATTGCTAAAAATGAGCAAGCGGAGCAACAGGCAACTAGGATTCAAGAACTCATTTCAGATTATGCTAAAGCTATGGCAAATGACAATGCGACGATGCAAGCAATCAAAACGTACTTTAATAAGCCTACAGATCAAGAACCTTTATCTATCTTGCCTTTTTCGTCGGTACAAAAATTCAGTAGCGTAACATTTGCGGATGGGGTCTATGTATTAGGAGCGCCAGAAATGGTTTTACGTGAACGTTTCGAAACAGTTAAAAATGAATTTAATCAATATGCTGATCAGGGCTATCGTGTGTTGGTTTTCGGTAGTTACCAAGGAATATTGAGCGAAGCACTTTTAGAAGCAGAAGTGATTCCGCTTGCTTATCTTTTGATTGCCAACCCAATTCGAAAAGAAGCCCCTGACACATTTGCTTATTTTAAGGAACAAGGGGTAGCAATCAAAGTGATTTCAGGGGATAATCCGCAGACCGTTTCAACTGTCGCATTACAGGCGGGCATTGCTAATGCAGACCAATATATTGATGTTTCTCAACTTGCTGAGGAAGATTATCTCTCAGCAGTGGAAAAATACACCGTATTTGGACGGGTAAAACCTGAACAAAAAATGCAGTTCGTTCAGCTTCTTAAACAAAAAAATACAGTCGCGATGACTGGTGATGGTGTCAATGATATTTTAGCAATGAAAGAAGCTGATTGTAGTATCGCTATGGCTTCTGGCAACGAAGCAACGATCCAAGCTGCGCAAGTTGCCTTATTAGATTCTGATTTTTCTAGAATGCCTGAGATCGTAGCAGAAGGTCGGCGAGTTGTTAATAATATTGAACGATCTGCTAGTTTGTTTTTAGTAAAAAATATTTTTTCTTTCTTACTTTCCGTCTTTTCTGTCTTGTTCGCACTGACTTATCCGTTGGAGCCTTCTCAAATTACCTTGATTAGTCTGTTTACGATTGGTTTGCCATCGTTTTTACTTGCTCTTGAAGAAAACAAAAATCGAATTGAAGGAAAGTTTATTGTGAATGTCTTAGAAAAAGCCATTCCTGGTGGGCTAACAGATATGACTGTCGTGGGGACTTTAGTGGTAGGCGGTGTCATCTTGCATTTGAACAAGACAGATGTTTCCACTGCTTCAACGATGCTACTGACAGCGGTTGGTTTTCTCGTACTCTATAAAATTTGTCACCCATTGAACCAATTCAGAGGGCGGATCATTTTATTTTGCGCAGCAGGTATCTTATTTTCAGTCGTCTTTCTGCATAAATTATTTTCTATCTCCGCTATTTCACCCGTTTCGATTCTGTTGCTTTTGATTCTATTTTTTGCGGCGGACTCGATTTTCCGGCAGTATTCGCGAATGATTGAAAATTACAGCCAGTTGAAGGATGGAAAGAAAAAACGGTCTATTTGGTTCTGGCTCAAAGTGCTGTTTTCAGTAGACAATAAACACGATTAA
- a CDS encoding sensor histidine kinase — protein sequence MNWKKISERVFFFILLVGLFFGGWQMISQYFKQQIIEQQESYLSKKGQLLIQQLTIDDLSSKHNQSVLTDFVHQSNERLTLLAPNGTILFDTTDHSLRGQRNTRPEIKAVLDGGSLGTSLRMSSTLKEELLYVALPIKKNGQLEAIIRIAEPTNGFLPRTENFRRWVFFFFLVFFVVLSSMSYYLVYQRNRPLKTVLPVLKKMVKNPDKTETIMQTSDQWEELYQTINALSEQMSKVYRAYTTTEEQLYTLLNELMIGVFLIDSESHLRILNPKMQAHLGVHDYQPNQRYTEIIQEPKLIQLIHQVTPNEPLIHQEITISEGQQTLDISLRYFNSSEETGQILGVAYDLTKVRRLEKLQKDFVGNVSHELKTPVTSLIGFTETLLDGAKDDPKILNEFLLIMQKDAIRLDKLIREIIQLSKDEETAHETQTIHLATYFEQIIQSYQPMIEKKHLTLEMQQKEQSFTTQTELLYPIIKNLIENAIQYSKESEKIIIRYEVDNQLTFSVQDFGIGIDREDQERIFERFYRVDKARSRHSGGTGLGLAIVKDYVNLLGGTIKVESHPGMGSTFTVTIPPA from the coding sequence ATGAATTGGAAAAAAATTTCTGAGCGTGTCTTCTTTTTCATTCTCTTAGTGGGACTCTTTTTCGGTGGCTGGCAAATGATTTCTCAATATTTCAAACAACAAATCATCGAGCAACAAGAAAGCTATCTTTCAAAAAAAGGGCAATTGCTGATCCAGCAATTGACTATTGATGATTTATCTTCGAAGCATAATCAATCAGTTTTAACAGACTTTGTTCATCAATCAAATGAACGACTAACCTTATTAGCTCCAAATGGTACAATCCTATTCGATACGACCGATCACTCACTACGAGGGCAGCGAAATACTCGTCCAGAAATCAAAGCAGTCCTTGATGGCGGCTCACTAGGTACTTCTTTAAGAATGAGCAGTACGTTAAAGGAAGAACTATTATATGTAGCACTACCGATCAAGAAGAATGGGCAGTTGGAAGCCATTATTCGAATCGCAGAACCAACAAACGGCTTTTTGCCAAGAACAGAAAATTTTCGTCGTTGGGTCTTTTTCTTCTTTTTGGTTTTCTTCGTTGTTTTGTCCAGTATGAGCTATTATTTGGTTTATCAACGTAACCGTCCCTTGAAAACCGTGCTGCCCGTCTTAAAGAAAATGGTCAAAAACCCTGATAAAACCGAGACCATCATGCAAACTTCTGATCAATGGGAAGAACTTTACCAAACGATCAATGCTTTGAGTGAACAAATGAGTAAAGTCTATCGTGCCTATACGACCACTGAAGAACAATTGTATACTCTATTGAATGAATTAATGATTGGTGTCTTTTTGATCGATTCAGAGTCACATCTGCGGATATTGAATCCAAAAATGCAGGCACATTTAGGGGTACATGATTATCAGCCTAATCAACGGTATACTGAGATCATTCAAGAGCCAAAATTAATCCAATTGATTCACCAAGTTACGCCAAATGAACCATTGATCCATCAAGAAATTACTATTTCAGAGGGACAACAAACATTAGACATCAGCTTACGTTACTTCAATAGTTCTGAAGAGACTGGGCAGATTCTAGGCGTGGCTTATGATCTCACAAAAGTCAGACGATTAGAAAAACTGCAAAAAGACTTCGTAGGAAATGTTTCTCATGAACTTAAAACACCGGTTACTTCATTGATCGGATTTACTGAAACACTGCTGGATGGAGCCAAAGATGACCCAAAAATATTGAATGAGTTCCTATTGATCATGCAAAAAGATGCGATTCGTTTAGATAAGCTGATCCGAGAAATCATTCAGTTATCAAAAGATGAAGAAACGGCACACGAAACGCAAACCATCCATTTAGCAACTTACTTTGAACAAATCATTCAAAGTTACCAACCAATGATCGAAAAGAAACACTTAACCCTGGAAATGCAACAGAAAGAACAATCATTTACAACTCAAACTGAACTCTTATACCCGATCATCAAAAATCTGATCGAAAATGCAATCCAATATTCTAAAGAATCAGAGAAAATAATCATCCGTTACGAGGTTGACAACCAATTGACATTCTCCGTCCAAGACTTTGGTATTGGGATTGATCGTGAAGATCAAGAAAGGATCTTTGAGCGCTTCTATCGAGTGGATAAAGCACGTAGTCGACACTCAGGTGGTACTGGTCTAGGTCTGGCTATTGTGAAAGATTACGTCAATCTCTTGGGTGGTACGATCAAAGTGGAAAGTCATCCAGGAATGGGGTCGACTTTTACCGTCACCATCCCTCCAGCATGA